One segment of Streptomyces sp. NBC_00576 DNA contains the following:
- a CDS encoding urease accessory protein UreD: MGAGAAHGVDGMTIGVRATARIVARADGRGGTALPVLDGDGPLALRRIRAHGDEARVMLVGAMSGPLGGDHLAVEAEVGEGARLHLASAAATIALPGQAKGEARYDVRIVVAEGGELRWLPEQLICAQGSELYVGTRVDLAPGARFVFREEQVLGRSGEEPGRLGSRLTVRVGGRVVLDQELACGPGAPGGWDGPAVLAGHRALGQLVVVRPEFVDTPVEARLLGEGAALVPLAGPAALVTAVAPDARRLRRVLDEALAVLEPSANS; encoded by the coding sequence ATGGGTGCGGGCGCAGCTCACGGCGTGGACGGCATGACCATCGGCGTACGGGCCACCGCGCGGATCGTCGCCCGGGCGGACGGCCGGGGCGGCACCGCCCTGCCGGTGCTCGACGGGGACGGCCCGCTGGCACTGCGTCGCATCCGCGCGCACGGCGACGAGGCCCGCGTCATGCTGGTCGGCGCCATGAGCGGGCCGCTCGGCGGCGACCACCTCGCCGTCGAGGCGGAGGTGGGGGAGGGTGCCCGACTGCATCTGGCGTCGGCCGCGGCCACCATCGCACTGCCGGGGCAGGCGAAGGGCGAGGCCCGCTACGACGTACGGATCGTTGTCGCGGAGGGAGGCGAACTCCGTTGGCTGCCCGAGCAGTTGATCTGCGCCCAGGGCAGCGAGCTGTATGTCGGCACGCGCGTCGATCTCGCGCCGGGCGCCCGGTTCGTGTTTCGCGAGGAGCAGGTGCTGGGTCGCTCCGGCGAGGAACCCGGACGGCTCGGCAGCCGTCTCACGGTGCGGGTCGGGGGACGGGTCGTCCTCGACCAGGAGCTGGCCTGCGGCCCCGGAGCGCCCGGCGGCTGGGACGGGCCCGCCGTGCTGGCGGGACATCGCGCACTCGGTCAACTCGTCGTCGTACGGCCGGAGTTCGTGGACACGCCGGTCGAGGCTCGGTTGCTGGGGGAGGGCGCCGCGCTCGTTCCGCTCGCCGGACCCGCCGCGCTGGTGACAGCGGTCGCGCCGGACGCGCGGCGGCTGCGCCGGGTGCTGGACGAGGCGCTGGCGGTCCTGGAACCGTCCGCCAACAGCTGA